From one Gadus morhua chromosome 8, gadMor3.0, whole genome shotgun sequence genomic stretch:
- the hspb8 gene encoding heat shock protein beta-8, whose protein sequence is MAEGDFYTLGNRPRIARDPFGESPFREQSPFRDRFMEDDFGMTPFPDDLAMDWPGWARPGRLSTRLSSTSPFSTTLRPGFSQRASTGGPTVYTTRYSETSPPTTPGEEPWKVCVNVHSFRPEELSVKTRDGFVEVSGKHEEKQEEGGIVTKNFTKKIQIPTDVDPVTVFASLSPEGVLIIEARQTPPYYLFSQEGTAEGGIMQETEGPGPQEPAML, encoded by the exons ATGGCAGAGGGAGACTTCTACACGCTGGGGAACCGACCGCGGATTGCTCGGGATCCGTTCGGGGAGTCCCCGTTTAGGGAGCAGTCCCCGTTCAGAGACCGCTTCATGGAGGACGACTTCGGCATGACTCCGTTCCCCGACGACCTGGCCATGGACTGGCCGGGCTGGGCTCGACCAGGCAGGCTCAGCACCCGTCTCAGCAGCACCTCGCCGTTCAGCACCACTCTCCGCCCCGGGTTCTCCCAGCGCGCCTCCACGGGGGGTCCGACGGTGTACACCACCCGGTACAGTGAGACGTCGCCCCCCACGACCCCCGGTGAAGAGCCTTGGAAGGTCTGCGTCAACGTGCACAGTTTCAGGCCGGAGGAGCTCAGCGTCAAGACTAGAGACGGCTTTGTAGAAGTTTCAG GCAAACacgaggagaagcaggaggagggaggcatcGTGACCAAGAATTTCACAAAGAAGATACA GATTCCCACAGATGTGGATCCGGTGACGGTCTTCGCGTCCTTGTCCCCCGAGGGCGTGCTGATCATCGAGGCGCGGCAGACCCCCCCCTACTACCTTTTCAGCCAGGAGGGCACTGCTGAGGGGGGCATCATGCAGGAAACAgagggccccgggccccaggaGCCGGCCATGCTGTAG
- the si:dkey-1k23.3 gene encoding heat shock protein 67B1, translated as MADQVELDRRVDAEKKNDWYPLRRWWRPCRAFNQDCGQTPLQDPGWWGMDLLQRGWSSGRPWPECTSSPLIVPMHPESGYWGPSGPGVGQAEQYKWRVVLDVAHFAPSEIWIGTAGGVLEIRGKHKDRSDEHGSIARCFTRKYRLPIGIDLSKITAMHSGDGIMHVEAPLTEFTAPANIVIPIQVEREVQELRQGEEYPEDRAAPREVAATAPGDPGSAAPEPPTDGTDHGEESLASVEAPTGSPMDEPLQHDMGRKQDEQKEKEQVEEGKEQEARGEVAKESSSAPGPGEGPENLPTPMEHHQAPEESPESPGTTPSDQKEEAGNALLEGQPEVSSRETSVEATQIEVPTEGQSP; from the exons ATGGCCGACCAGGTAGAGTTGGATCGTCGTGTTGACGCCGAGAAGAAAAATGACTGGTACCCCTTGAGGAGATGGTGGCGGCCCTGCCGGGCATTCAACCAGGACTGTGGCCAGACACCCCTCCAAGACCCCGGGTGGTGGGGGATGGACCTGCTCCAGAGAGGGTGGTCCTCAGGTCGTCCCTGGCCAGAATGCACGTCTTCTCCGCTCATCGTGCCAATGCATCCCGAGTCTGGGTACTGGGGTCCCTCGGGCCCTGGGGTTGGGCAGGCGGAGCAGTACAAGTGGAGGGTGGTGCTGGACGTTGCTCACTTCGCCCCATCGGAGATCTGGATCGGGACCGCAGGCGGGGTCCTGGAGATTAGAG GTAAACACAAGGACAGGTCAGATGAGCATGGATCCATTGCAAGGTGTTTTACAAGGAAATACAG GCTTCCAATAGGTATCGATTTATCTAAAATCAcagcaatgcattctggggatGGCATCATGCATGTAGAAGCTCCACTGACTGAATTCACTGCTCCTGCCAACATTGTCATTCCAATTCAG GTAGAGAGGGAAGTCCAAGAGCTCAGGCAGGGTGAGGAATATCCAGAGGATAGAGCAGCTCCTAGAGAGGTTGCAGCCACAGCTCCAGGGGACCCTGGGAGTGCAGCCCCTGAGCCCCCCACAGATGGGACTGACCACGGGGAAGAATCTCTAGCCAGTGTTGAGGCTCCCACTGGCAGCCCCATGGATGAACCTCTGCAGCATGACATGGGAAGGAAACAGGACgaacagaaggagaaggagcaggtggaggagggaaaggAGCAGGAGGCCCGGGGTGAAGTAGCAAAAGAATCCTCTTCAGCACCTGGACCTGGGGAAGGCCCAGAGAATCTTCCAACACCGATGGAACACCACCAAGCGCCTGAAGAGAGCCCAGAGAGCCCTGGCACTACCCCGTCTGACCAGAAGGAGGAGGCTGGGAATGCTCTACTGGAGGGCCAGCCAGAAGTGAGCTCAAGGGAGACTTCTGTGGAGGCCACCCAAATAGAGGTGCCAACGGAGGGCCAAAGCCCCTGA